The following proteins come from a genomic window of Methanocella conradii HZ254:
- a CDS encoding PadR family transcriptional regulator, which yields MSVAIPTFFQNPSRASLNYFVLMLLRTTPKHGYMLMQDIERHTQGHWKPSHSAIYKLLNSLEENGYITSWEEKDGERARRVYKIAEKGVALLEESERDFESFINAFISSLLEAERVNPDHLTILLTKKGKALMNNLDPDQKLKALAKLKAFVDAEQARINREYEEAMKSVGGAGTLRPQA from the coding sequence ATGTCTGTGGCCATTCCCACGTTCTTCCAAAACCCCAGCAGGGCAAGCCTGAACTACTTCGTGCTGATGCTTCTCCGCACGACGCCCAAGCACGGGTACATGCTCATGCAGGACATAGAGCGCCACACCCAAGGCCACTGGAAGCCATCCCACTCAGCCATCTACAAGCTTCTAAACAGCCTTGAGGAAAATGGCTACATCACCTCATGGGAAGAGAAGGACGGGGAGAGGGCAAGACGCGTATACAAAATAGCCGAAAAAGGAGTAGCGCTCCTGGAAGAGAGCGAGAGGGATTTCGAGTCGTTCATAAACGCCTTCATATCATCTTTGCTGGAAGCAGAAAGAGTGAACCCCGACCATCTGACGATTCTGCTCACGAAGAAGGGGAAGGCGCTTATGAACAACCTCGATCCCGACCAGAAGCTTAAGGCCCTGGCCAAGCTGAAGGCGTTCGTTGACGCCGAGCAAGCCCGCATTAATAGGGAGTATGAAGAGGCGATGAAAAGCGTAGGCGGGGCAGGCACCCTGAGGCCTCAGGCCTAG
- a CDS encoding presenilin family intramembrane aspartyl protease PSH, which translates to MKFKIGELVVIGGIALFLLLVQVISLLLVPPLVGYDLRAFGNPESVWNPIYYVVFLLLFTVVMLVIIKYKVRWLMQAIMGVAILSTLTYVFFGIAVLVAPSADLVVVTAVSGLASILLAALIVFYPEWYVVDVVGVLVAAGASALFGVSLAIMPTLILLALLAVYDYIAVYRTKHMIRLAEGVMDLKIPIMFVMPRRWGYSFARAGGMQKEGEKEAYFMGLGDAVMPTMLAVSANAFLDVPRLLGFINVPALGSVAGTLVSYFALMYVVVKLKKPQAGLPFLCTGSIVGFLLGCLAAGVRPF; encoded by the coding sequence ATGAAGTTTAAAATCGGCGAACTCGTCGTAATAGGAGGCATCGCCTTATTTCTTTTGCTTGTCCAGGTCATCTCGCTCCTCCTCGTCCCGCCCCTGGTCGGATACGACCTCAGGGCCTTCGGAAACCCAGAGAGCGTATGGAATCCTATCTATTACGTCGTCTTCCTACTGCTTTTCACGGTGGTCATGCTTGTCATCATAAAGTATAAAGTGAGGTGGCTCATGCAGGCAATCATGGGGGTAGCCATACTCTCCACCCTCACATACGTCTTTTTTGGCATCGCCGTGCTGGTCGCTCCGTCGGCAGACTTAGTAGTAGTAACCGCCGTGTCCGGACTCGCCTCAATCCTGCTCGCCGCCCTCATAGTTTTTTATCCTGAGTGGTACGTCGTCGATGTTGTTGGCGTGCTCGTCGCGGCAGGGGCGAGCGCACTTTTCGGCGTATCGCTGGCGATCATGCCAACGCTAATACTGCTGGCGCTCCTGGCGGTTTACGACTATATCGCAGTGTATCGGACGAAGCACATGATAAGGCTCGCAGAGGGCGTCATGGACCTGAAGATACCCATCATGTTCGTCATGCCCAGACGATGGGGCTATTCCTTCGCGAGGGCCGGGGGCATGCAAAAGGAAGGGGAGAAGGAGGCGTACTTCATGGGCCTGGGCGACGCGGTCATGCCCACCATGCTCGCCGTCTCGGCCAACGCATTCCTCGACGTGCCCAGGCTCCTGGGCTTCATCAACGTCCCAGCCCTTGGATCAGTGGCCGGCACGCTAGTCAGCTACTTCGCGCTAATGTATGTCGTGGTGAAACTGAAAAAACCCCAGGCAGGGCTGCCATTCCTCTGCACCGGATCCATCGTAGGGTTCCTGCTCGGCTGCCTGGCGGCCGGCGTCAGGCCATTCTAG
- a CDS encoding NOG1 family protein: protein MIFERIRTVPTADELLDKAYSRAARAGRGKIKEVTNRRELEESMLLTAGNIIADNLRNVASDWPSLDKMSDFYRDVTNILVGVDRLKMSLASLNWAASKVKELSRKYVGIMRKSEDPVAVRKQAYGRISSIVYDVDDDLRFLNDARNKLKDLPDIKEEPTIVVAGYPNVGKSSFVADTTGARPEIAQYPFTTKKITIGHFVYKRRRYQVIDTPGLLDRPLKERNDIERQAIAALMHVGDVVLFILDPSETCGYSLEEQHNLLNEVKRFVKMPVLVAANKVDVGCQPVEADVYMSTLTGEGVMEARNRLVEMIEAKEAEVSLPPSRKKR, encoded by the coding sequence ATGATTTTCGAGAGGATACGCACAGTGCCGACCGCGGACGAGCTGCTGGACAAGGCATACTCGAGGGCTGCCAGGGCGGGCAGGGGGAAGATAAAGGAGGTCACCAACAGGAGGGAGCTGGAGGAGTCCATGCTCCTGACCGCGGGCAATATCATCGCGGATAACTTGAGAAACGTCGCCAGCGATTGGCCCAGCCTGGATAAGATGAGCGATTTTTATAGGGACGTGACCAACATACTCGTGGGCGTCGACCGGCTGAAGATGTCGCTGGCCTCGCTCAACTGGGCAGCCTCGAAGGTAAAGGAGCTATCGAGGAAGTACGTGGGCATCATGCGAAAGAGCGAGGACCCTGTTGCCGTCAGGAAGCAGGCATACGGCAGGATATCCTCTATAGTTTATGACGTGGACGATGATTTGAGGTTTCTTAACGACGCCCGCAACAAGCTCAAGGATTTGCCTGATATAAAGGAAGAGCCAACGATAGTCGTGGCTGGCTATCCAAACGTGGGCAAGTCTAGCTTCGTCGCGGACACCACGGGAGCAAGGCCCGAGATAGCGCAGTATCCTTTCACCACGAAGAAGATAACCATAGGCCATTTCGTGTATAAGCGAAGGCGCTACCAGGTCATCGACACCCCGGGCCTTCTCGACCGCCCCCTGAAGGAGCGTAATGATATAGAGCGCCAGGCCATAGCCGCCCTGATGCACGTGGGCGACGTCGTTCTATTCATACTGGACCCGAGCGAGACGTGTGGGTACAGCCTTGAAGAGCAGCACAACCTTTTAAACGAGGTGAAGCGGTTCGTGAAGATGCCGGTTCTCGTGGCTGCCAACAAGGTGGATGTGGGCTGTCAGCCCGTGGAGGCTGACGTGTATATGTCCACGCTCACGGGCGAGGGCGTCATGGAGGCCAGGAACAGGCTCGTGGAGATGATAGAGGCAAAGGAGGCTGAAGTGAGCCTCCCGCCCTCCAGAAAGAAGAGATGA
- a CDS encoding S26 family signal peptidase, with the protein MVKTPDFIKNFEARHPEFYGFLQDIAFSLAIVAAISLALYLYAGTWPPMVSVNGISMYPNMENGDLVFIQGLNRGDIQTYENSMLTGYKMYNNYGDVIVYVPYGDTSREYVIHRAMRWVEEGQPMWSGGPPAPHSGYITLGDNNHGIYDQMAPSICYGEPVKKEWILGIARFKLPYLGYLRMLIPR; encoded by the coding sequence ATGGTGAAGACCCCCGACTTCATAAAAAATTTCGAGGCAAGGCACCCGGAATTTTATGGCTTTTTACAGGACATCGCCTTCTCGCTCGCAATAGTGGCGGCCATATCTCTAGCGCTTTATCTGTATGCCGGCACATGGCCCCCGATGGTGAGCGTTAACGGAATAAGCATGTACCCAAACATGGAGAACGGGGACCTGGTCTTCATTCAGGGCCTTAACAGGGGGGACATCCAGACCTATGAGAACTCCATGCTCACGGGCTATAAGATGTATAATAATTATGGAGATGTCATCGTATACGTGCCCTATGGCGACACCTCCAGAGAGTACGTAATCCACCGGGCTATGCGATGGGTGGAAGAGGGCCAGCCCATGTGGAGTGGGGGGCCTCCCGCGCCCCACTCTGGCTACATCACGCTGGGCGATAATAATCACGGGATCTACGACCAGATGGCGCCCTCCATATGTTACGGGGAGCCCGTGAAAAAGGAGTGGATACTGGGCATAGCACGGTTTAAGCTCCCATATCTGGGATACCTCAGGATGCTCATCCCACGATGA